The following proteins come from a genomic window of Vallitaleaceae bacterium 9-2:
- a CDS encoding DUF1015 family protein, with protein MATINPFKALRPAAHLTQKIAALPYDVYNRVEAMEVVKANPLSFLQIDRGETLLDNQIDMYDSQVYEAAKKRFNQMIHNGQFVQDEQEQLYIYELERFGKIQRGIVGCVLAKEYLSGMIKKHENTREIKENDRIQHIDTLQAHTGPIFLTYKNTNTMQMLFEQVRQEAHVIFEFTGEDGVRHKGYAVKKTEDIIKIQNEVQKMNNLYIADGHHRAASAAKIAQKYAFEGEAAQFLAVVFPDSELEILDYNRVVTDLNQLSVDEFLSKIEQNFSIISKSINPFSPQEKGTFGMYLENVWYGLAFKKKDTMNNDPVKELDVSILQDYILEPILGIQDPRTSERIDFVGGIRGLGELERRVHHDMKVAFSMKPTSIHELIDVSDAERLMPPKSTWFEPKLRSGLFIHRIHIN; from the coding sequence ATGGCAACAATCAATCCATTTAAAGCATTAAGACCAGCAGCGCATCTAACACAAAAGATTGCAGCATTGCCTTATGATGTGTATAACCGTGTCGAAGCGATGGAAGTGGTCAAAGCGAATCCATTGTCATTTCTTCAAATTGATCGCGGTGAGACGTTACTAGATAATCAAATTGATATGTATGATAGTCAAGTATATGAAGCGGCAAAAAAGCGTTTTAATCAAATGATACATAATGGGCAATTCGTTCAAGATGAGCAAGAACAGCTATATATATATGAACTTGAACGTTTTGGCAAGATACAAAGAGGAATTGTTGGATGTGTACTTGCAAAAGAATACCTTTCAGGTATGATAAAAAAGCATGAAAATACACGCGAGATAAAAGAAAATGATCGTATACAACATATAGATACACTTCAGGCACATACAGGTCCTATATTTCTAACGTACAAAAATACAAATACTATGCAGATGCTTTTTGAACAGGTACGACAAGAAGCACACGTTATATTTGAATTTACAGGAGAAGATGGGGTACGCCATAAAGGGTATGCAGTCAAGAAAACAGAAGATATAATAAAAATACAGAACGAAGTTCAGAAAATGAACAATCTGTATATTGCAGATGGGCATCACCGTGCAGCATCAGCGGCAAAGATAGCTCAAAAGTACGCTTTTGAAGGTGAAGCAGCACAATTTTTAGCTGTAGTTTTTCCGGATTCTGAACTTGAGATTCTTGATTATAATCGTGTGGTTACAGATTTGAATCAATTATCTGTGGATGAATTCTTATCAAAAATCGAACAAAACTTTTCGATTATTTCAAAGTCCATTAATCCCTTTTCACCACAGGAAAAAGGAACATTTGGGATGTACTTAGAGAATGTATGGTATGGACTAGCGTTTAAGAAGAAGGATACTATGAATAATGATCCGGTAAAGGAATTGGATGTCTCAATTTTACAAGATTACATTCTAGAACCAATTTTAGGAATTCAAGATCCAAGAACAAGTGAGCGCATTGATTTTGTTGGAGGTATACGGGGGTTAGGAGAACTTGAGCGACGTGTACATCATGATATGAAAGTGGCATTTTCAATGAAACCAACATCAATTCATGAATTGATTGATGTCTCAGATGCAGAACGTTTAATGCCGCCAAAATCCACTTGGTTTGAACCAAAGCTACGTAGTGGACTCTTTATTCATCGAATACATATAAACTAA
- the hflK gene encoding FtsH protease activity modulator HflK: MNQQFYNKDDDNVVDIDMRSMRKKIFTIGPIIIIIIALAFILLNSIYMLENQENAVVLRFGRVNEVVTDPGLHFKVPLVDQIEKVDVRAIYNMEYGFRTDTPGTEKASPVHSEEEAEARIIVDGANNNASIALIELVIQYRINNPVDYLFKVDDPEGTLRLALEDVLRASVQSLTLDEAKTQKELIDAAVLPELQQKMQEYESGLEILLVATQNVQFLDNVETAYQQKENANQYKNGKREDIEKYNNTVIPQARAEATKLVEEANAYRAEVIASANAGVAEFNALYTEYVNNPDILKERYYIDAMTAFLGNNKIIVDGASGSDVYKFYNLDDSAIKQSIVE; the protein is encoded by the coding sequence ATGAACCAGCAATTTTACAATAAAGATGATGACAATGTTGTTGATATTGACATGCGGTCAATGCGTAAAAAAATCTTTACCATTGGACCGATTATTATCATTATAATTGCGTTAGCCTTTATTTTATTAAACAGCATTTACATGCTTGAAAACCAGGAAAATGCAGTTGTCCTACGTTTTGGTCGAGTCAATGAAGTAGTAACAGATCCAGGGTTACACTTTAAAGTCCCGTTGGTAGATCAAATTGAAAAAGTCGATGTTCGTGCCATCTACAATATGGAATATGGATTTAGAACGGATACGCCGGGGACAGAAAAAGCTTCTCCAGTACATTCAGAAGAAGAAGCGGAAGCACGAATTATCGTTGATGGGGCAAACAATAATGCATCCATTGCCTTAATTGAATTAGTTATTCAATATCGAATAAATAATCCGGTGGACTATTTATTTAAAGTCGATGATCCGGAAGGTACATTACGCCTTGCCCTTGAAGATGTTCTTCGCGCAAGCGTTCAGTCTTTAACATTAGATGAAGCGAAGACACAAAAAGAACTGATTGATGCTGCTGTTTTACCAGAATTACAGCAAAAAATGCAAGAATATGAATCAGGACTTGAGATTCTTTTAGTAGCAACACAAAATGTTCAGTTTTTGGACAATGTAGAAACGGCATACCAACAAAAAGAAAATGCAAACCAATATAAAAACGGTAAACGTGAAGATATTGAAAAGTATAACAATACAGTTATTCCACAAGCCCGAGCAGAAGCTACAAAGCTGGTCGAAGAAGCGAATGCGTATCGTGCAGAAGTTATTGCATCAGCTAATGCAGGGGTTGCAGAGTTTAATGCTTTATATACTGAGTATGTCAATAATCCGGATATTCTTAAGGAACGATATTATATTGACGCAATGACCGCATTTTTAGGTAATAATAAAATAATTGTTGACGGAGCCTCAGGCAGTGATGTCTATAAATTTTATAACTTGGATGATAGTGCAATTAAGCAATCTATTGTTGAGTAG